TCCAGCTTCTCGCGGATGCCCAGGAGCCCGCATGCCAAAGTCGCTGCCATCGCCAGGTACGGGTTGGCATCGGAGCCTGCAAACCGGCTCTCCACCCGCATGTTCTGCGGCGCATCGATCGGCACCCGCAACCCGCAGGTGCGGTTGTCGAAGCCCCACAGCACATTGCTTGGCGAGACCTCGCCGAACATCAGCCGCCGGTACGAATTGACGTTGGGCGCCAGCAGCCCCATCGCCATCGGAATGTATTTCTGCAGCCCGCCCAGATAATGCGCAAAGGTGTCGCTGAAGCCGCCCTCGCGCTTGCCGCTGAACACGTTCTTGCCGGTGCCGGCATGCAACAGGCTCTGATGGATATGCATCGCACTGCCGGGCTCGGTCTCCATCGGTTTGGCCAGGAAGGTGGCATACACGCCGTGCCGCAGCGCCGCCTCGCGCATGGTGCGTTTGAACAGGAACACCTGGTCGGCGCGCGACAACGCATCGGCGTGGGTGAAATTGACTTCCAGCTGCGCGGCGCCGGATTCGTGGATCAAGGTATCCACGTCCAGCTCCATCGCATCGCAATAGTCGTACATCAGATCCAGGATCGGGTCGAACTCGTTCACCGCATCGATCGAATACGACTGCCGTGCGGTTTCCGGGCGCCCGGAGCGCCCTGCCGGCGGCAGCAGCGGAAAATCCGGGTCGGTGTTTTTCTGCACCAGAAAAAATTCCAGTTCCGGCGCCACCACCGGCTGCAACTTGACCTCGGCATAGGCCTCGAGCACGCGGCGCAGCACGTTGCGCGGCGCCAGTTCGTGCGGCTGCCCGTCCTTGGTGTAGCAATCGTGGATGACCTGCGCGGTGGGATCGGCGGCCCACGGCACCATGCGCACGGTGGAGGCATCCGGGCGCAGGTGCATGTCCGAATCCGATGGCGAGGTCAGCGCGTAGTAATCGTCCGGAAAATCGCCGGTGACCGTGGTGGCGAAGATGCCTTCGGGCAGGCGCGTGCCGTAGTCATGGGAGAACTTGTCGGCTGGAATGATCTTGCCGCGCGCATTGCCGGTGATGTCTGGCACCAGGCACTCCACTTCGGTGATGTGGCGCTCCTTGAGCCAACGGCGCAGCGCGCTCTCCGGCTGCTTGGGCGTGGACTTGCGCGAACGTGTACGGATCGACATGCGAGCTCACTTTCCGCGCTGGGCGGCGTACTGGCGACAGGCCTCGCCAAAGGCCTGGAAGATGGCACGGTAGAACGGATGCTGTGTGACACGCCACTCCGGATGCCACTGCACCGCAAGCAGAAACCCCGGGCCAGGGCCGCGAAAGGCCTCGATCAGGCCGTCCGGCGCGGTGGCTTCCACCAGCAGCCCCGCGGCCAGCGTGGCGATGCCTTGCCCATGCAGCGAGTTCACCTGCACCTGCGCGGTGTCGCTCATGCCGGCCAGCCAACCGCCCGGCTGCAGCTGCACCGGATGCGCGGGGCCGTATTGGATGTCCAGCGGCGCGCTGCGGTCTTCGCGATGGTCCGCCAGGCCCGGCACTTCGTGCACGCGCTGGTGCAGGCGCCCGCCGAGCGCGACGTTGACCTCCTGCAGCCCGCGGCAGATGGCCAGCACCGGCAGGCCGCGCGCCAGTGCCTGCGGGATCAACGCCAAGCTGGTGGCATCGCGCGCGGGATCGTGCGGGTTGCCCTCCCAACTGGGTTCGTCGCTGTAGTGATGCGGTTCCACATTGCTGACCGCCCCGGTCAACAGCAGGCCGTCGAGCCGCTGCAGCCAGGCGCCGGCATCCAGCGGCGGTTGCAGGCTGGGCAACAGCACCGGCTGTGCACCGGCCGCTTCCACCACCGCGCGCACGTACTTCTCGCCCGCTGCCAGGAACGGATGCGGCCCGTGCAGGCTGCGGTCGGTCGGCAACCCGACCAGGGGAACCATGGTCATCAACGCACTCCGCTGGCGGTCCTTAGAACTTAGCGCGCCGCCCGGTGCATTGCCACCGCGCGCACGCAACTCCTGCGCCTGCTCACGCCTGCTTTGCTACGCTGGCCCGCGATTCCACAGGTGTGGCCCATGGCAACCGAAACCCGTGTCGCGTCCCTGCCCAGCATCGATGCCGCCGCCCTGGCCG
The nucleotide sequence above comes from Xanthomonas campestris pv. campestris str. ATCC 33913. Encoded proteins:
- a CDS encoding glutamine synthetase family protein, whose amino-acid sequence is MSIRTRSRKSTPKQPESALRRWLKERHITEVECLVPDITGNARGKIIPADKFSHDYGTRLPEGIFATTVTGDFPDDYYALTSPSDSDMHLRPDASTVRMVPWAADPTAQVIHDCYTKDGQPHELAPRNVLRRVLEAYAEVKLQPVVAPELEFFLVQKNTDPDFPLLPPAGRSGRPETARQSYSIDAVNEFDPILDLMYDYCDAMELDVDTLIHESGAAQLEVNFTHADALSRADQVFLFKRTMREAALRHGVYATFLAKPMETEPGSAMHIHQSLLHAGTGKNVFSGKREGGFSDTFAHYLGGLQKYIPMAMGLLAPNVNSYRRLMFGEVSPSNVLWGFDNRTCGLRVPIDAPQNMRVESRFAGSDANPYLAMAATLACGLLGIREKLEPTAPISSNGKEQGYDLPRSLGEALDELEGCEALKEMLGPRFVRAYISVKRKEYETFFRVISSWEREFLLLNV
- a CDS encoding gamma-glutamyl-gamma-aminobutyrate hydrolase family protein, which gives rise to MTMVPLVGLPTDRSLHGPHPFLAAGEKYVRAVVEAAGAQPVLLPSLQPPLDAGAWLQRLDGLLLTGAVSNVEPHHYSDEPSWEGNPHDPARDATSLALIPQALARGLPVLAICRGLQEVNVALGGRLHQRVHEVPGLADHREDRSAPLDIQYGPAHPVQLQPGGWLAGMSDTAQVQVNSLHGQGIATLAAGLLVEATAPDGLIEAFRGPGPGFLLAVQWHPEWRVTQHPFYRAIFQAFGEACRQYAAQRGK